In Deinococcus psychrotolerans, a genomic segment contains:
- a CDS encoding DedA family protein, with product MLSPEYLLATFSYVGLALIIFAETGLLLGFFLPGDSLLITAGLFAARGDLGIVEIIVLVIVAAFLGNLSGYFIGRRFGPAVFARVKFLKPEYVEQAREYFDERGNQALILARFVPIIRTLLPTLAGTIQMNPRTFMISNAIGAVLWGTSVPLAGYFLGKIIPKDVLDKYILVIVGVILVLSFIPVLLEINKRRRR from the coding sequence ATGCTCAGTCCTGAATACCTGCTCGCCACCTTTTCTTATGTGGGCCTCGCCCTGATTATCTTTGCCGAAACGGGCCTGCTGCTCGGTTTCTTTTTGCCCGGCGACAGCTTGCTGATTACGGCGGGCCTGTTTGCAGCGCGGGGCGACCTCGGCATCGTTGAAATCATCGTGCTGGTGATTGTGGCGGCGTTTCTGGGCAATCTGTCGGGCTACTTCATTGGCCGCCGCTTTGGCCCCGCCGTGTTTGCCCGCGTCAAGTTTCTCAAGCCCGAATACGTCGAGCAGGCCCGCGAGTATTTTGACGAGCGCGGCAATCAGGCGCTGATTCTGGCCCGCTTCGTGCCGATCATCCGCACGCTGCTGCCCACACTGGCCGGAACCATTCAAATGAACCCGCGCACTTTTATGATCTCCAACGCCATCGGCGCGGTGCTGTGGGGAACGAGCGTGCCGCTGGCCGGTTATTTTCTGGGCAAGATCATTCCCAAAGACGTGCTGGACAAATACATTCTGGTCATTGTCGGCGTGATCTTGGTGCTTTCGTTTATTCCGGTGCTACTGGAAATCAACAAGCGTCGGCGGCGCTAA
- a CDS encoding S1C family serine protease — protein sequence MISTVLFGTLGTRHLALESAMKFSPWPAVLLIIAGAAYFVPQADPSAGRFGSGFDSSGSAATPTLRDPLSPATRDLFSKSRPATVQIEQLGPSENGGVQGGLGTGFLISGDGQVMTAYHVVDGAQLIRVKTLSGQVYRARVTAFDNAADVALLKIDTRSALPFLPLASREAKIGEGVLAIGNSGGDFLQARVGRLLRLGARAGQADFPQNTFEMSAPLAPGDSGGPILNASGEVMGVVSYVRVNDEGKTLTSYAVPVEESGKLVQALEAGEKRDVPAIGLRFDGQHDGLTSPSGGVVAEVVAGSPAAAAGLRGSSYDSQDQLSQLGDTITAVDGIRTRSSNDVIFEIRRRQVGDTVKLTLSRKAQSREVSVPLVAKGSINYNQ from the coding sequence GTGATCTCTACCGTGCTATTCGGCACGCTCGGTACCCGTCACTTGGCGCTAGAGTCAGCCATGAAGTTCTCGCCTTGGCCCGCCGTTTTGCTCATCATTGCTGGAGCGGCTTACTTTGTGCCGCAGGCCGACCCCAGCGCGGGCCGTTTTGGGAGCGGCTTTGACAGCTCGGGCAGCGCCGCGACGCCCACCCTGCGTGATCCCTTATCACCGGCGACCCGCGACCTGTTCAGCAAATCGCGTCCGGCCACTGTGCAAATCGAGCAGCTCGGCCCTTCGGAAAATGGAGGCGTGCAGGGCGGCCTCGGCACCGGGTTCCTGATTTCGGGTGACGGCCAGGTCATGACCGCTTATCACGTGGTAGACGGCGCACAGCTTATCCGGGTCAAGACGCTGAGCGGGCAGGTCTACCGCGCCCGTGTGACGGCTTTCGACAATGCGGCGGACGTGGCGCTGCTCAAGATCGACACCCGTAGTGCATTGCCCTTTTTACCGCTGGCCAGCCGCGAAGCCAAAATCGGTGAGGGGGTACTGGCCATCGGCAACAGTGGCGGCGACTTCTTGCAGGCCCGTGTCGGCCGGCTGCTGAGGCTCGGAGCGCGGGCAGGCCAAGCCGATTTTCCCCAAAATACTTTTGAGATGAGTGCCCCGCTTGCGCCCGGCGACAGCGGCGGCCCGATCCTGAACGCCAGCGGCGAAGTGATGGGCGTGGTCAGCTACGTGCGGGTCAACGATGAAGGCAAAACCCTAACCTCTTACGCCGTGCCCGTCGAGGAGTCGGGCAAACTGGTTCAGGCGCTAGAAGCCGGAGAAAAGCGCGACGTTCCGGCAATTGGCCTGCGCTTCGACGGCCAGCATGACGGCCTGACCAGCCCTTCCGGCGGGGTGGTGGCCGAAGTGGTGGCGGGCAGCCCAGCAGCAGCGGCGGGACTGCGTGGATCGAGTTACGACAGCCAAGACCAACTCAGCCAACTCGGCGACACCATCACGGCGGTCGACGGCATCCGGACGCGCAGCAGCAACGACGTGATTTTTGAAATTCGCCGCCGCCAAGTCGGTGACACCGTCAAGCTGACGCTCAGCCGTAAAGCCCAGAGCCGCGAAGTCAGCGTGCCGCTGGTGGCCAAAGGGAGCATCAATTACAACCAGTGA
- a CDS encoding HD domain-containing phosphohydrolase: MFRRPRPQPSPASQSAEQTAAVELASPALAGTLSVYQEPEAGKLLAELLSRPTPEGLLESALSQLAARVGGDVKGYGVLRRGQDRVVAVLLYPRRLVGLSLSGPWTAARPRLITNGSSDLYAMNDEMLHPQFDEAGMNQVSASLVLPLADKGRNLGALVLDRVGSGFTQEQQDSAQKLSSTVGMLLGLMDSREEARATARTVAAAVAEISESLDFDSVGHAEAVAQVALQLGRTLGLAERELDEVWFAATLHDVGKLHGEENHALVSANVLHGVGSLSQAQLAIRHHHERWDGQGTPDKLSGEDIPLYARILAVANTYVRTGDLEVLRGQAGKALDPRLVGLLERGVH, encoded by the coding sequence ATGTTTAGACGTCCGCGCCCCCAACCGTCCCCCGCTTCCCAAAGCGCCGAGCAAACGGCGGCGGTGGAGCTGGCTTCTCCCGCTCTCGCCGGAACGCTGAGCGTGTACCAGGAGCCGGAAGCGGGCAAGCTCCTTGCTGAACTGCTCTCCCGCCCCACGCCCGAAGGCCTGCTCGAAAGTGCGCTCTCGCAGCTCGCGGCGCGGGTCGGCGGCGACGTAAAGGGTTACGGAGTGCTGCGGCGCGGCCAAGACCGGGTGGTGGCGGTGCTGCTCTACCCGCGCCGCTTGGTGGGCCTGAGCTTGTCCGGCCCGTGGACGGCGGCCCGCCCGCGCCTGATCACCAATGGTTCCAGCGACCTTTATGCCATGAACGACGAAATGCTTCACCCTCAATTTGACGAAGCGGGCATGAATCAGGTCAGCGCTTCTTTGGTGCTGCCGCTGGCGGATAAGGGCCGCAACCTCGGCGCACTGGTGCTTGACCGGGTGGGAAGCGGTTTTACTCAGGAACAGCAAGACAGCGCCCAGAAACTCAGCAGCACCGTGGGGATGCTGCTCGGCTTGATGGACTCGCGTGAAGAAGCCCGCGCCACCGCCCGCACGGTGGCCGCAGCGGTGGCCGAGATCAGCGAGAGCCTCGATTTTGATTCAGTGGGACACGCCGAAGCAGTGGCGCAGGTGGCTTTGCAACTGGGACGCACGCTGGGACTGGCCGAGCGCGAACTCGACGAAGTCTGGTTTGCCGCCACCCTGCACGATGTCGGCAAACTGCACGGTGAAGAAAACCACGCGCTGGTCAGCGCCAACGTCTTGCACGGGGTGGGCAGCTTGAGTCAGGCCCAACTCGCCATCCGGCACCACCACGAGCGCTGGGACGGACAAGGCACGCCCGATAAGCTCAGCGGCGAAGATATTCCGTTGTACGCCCGTATTCTGGCCGTCGCCAACACCTATGTCAGAACCGGCGACCTCGAAGTGCTGCGCGGCCAAGCTGGAAAAGCGCTCGATCCGAGATTGGTGGGCTTGTTGGAACGCGGCGTACACTAA
- a CDS encoding phosphotransferase family protein: protein MMCAVQRVSLFPNLEQLYGPLTPLDFGMQSRVYTDASRERVLKIYRNHKGEHRTEAANMRRADMGQWVLNVHETDGVEVLVMPRFDGHPLSEADVLRALPRVRQILEALHAERRGQVDLPRLSERLKRFRSALAPYPLDDLFEAIEEPLFRGALDVPAAFCHLDLWQDNILINDATGEVLVIDWTKAAWDDPMRDLALLKTGTLDLLSRPESLAAALELVPPDLSSLTRFRAYLAHSYLHDLYWFLMNEPYEFEAQREVKVRRARHALLHLI, encoded by the coding sequence ATGATGTGCGCCGTGCAGCGGGTCAGTTTATTTCCCAACTTAGAACAGCTCTACGGCCCGCTGACGCCGCTGGACTTTGGCATGCAGAGCCGGGTGTACACCGACGCCAGCCGCGAGCGGGTGCTGAAGATCTACCGCAACCACAAAGGCGAACACCGCACCGAGGCCGCCAACATGCGCCGCGCCGACATGGGCCAGTGGGTGCTGAACGTACACGAAACCGACGGCGTGGAAGTGCTGGTGATGCCGCGTTTTGACGGCCACCCGCTCTCTGAAGCGGATGTGCTCCGCGCCCTGCCGAGGGTGCGGCAAATTCTGGAGGCTCTACACGCAGAGCGGCGCGGCCAAGTGGACTTGCCCAGGCTGAGCGAGCGCCTTAAGCGGTTTCGCAGCGCCCTCGCGCCTTATCCGCTCGACGATTTGTTTGAGGCCATTGAAGAACCGCTCTTCCGGGGAGCGCTGGACGTGCCCGCCGCATTTTGCCACCTCGATTTGTGGCAAGACAACATTTTGATCAACGACGCGACGGGCGAAGTTCTGGTGATCGACTGGACGAAAGCCGCTTGGGACGACCCGATGCGCGATCTGGCCCTCCTCAAAACCGGCACGCTGGATTTGCTGTCCAGACCCGAGAGCCTCGCGGCGGCGCTGGAGCTGGTGCCGCCCGATCTGAGTTCACTCACCCGCTTCCGGGCGTATCTGGCCCACAGTTATTTGCATGACCTCTACTGGTTTTTGATGAACGAGCCGTATGAATTTGAAGCGCAGCGCGAGGTAAAAGTGCGGCGGGCACGCCACGCGCTGCTGCATTTGATTTGA
- a CDS encoding ribbon-helix-helix protein, CopG family: MKTVQMALDDELLSAVDLAAGKGQETRSAFIRIAL, translated from the coding sequence ATGAAAACCGTGCAGATGGCGCTAGACGATGAACTGCTCTCTGCGGTTGACCTTGCGGCAGGCAAGGGCCAAGAAACTCGCAGCGCTTTTATCCGTATTGCGCTTTAG
- a CDS encoding IS630 family transposase (programmed frameshift) yields MNTVGVRGYSLELRTRIVALVLGGASPGEAAKHFSVHVDTVKSYLKRHHQNTLHIVATPTGRRRTVMALHEQQLLAQLETHRDATLQEHADMLETITGLKISYKTVDRVFRRHKITHKKTLVARERREELRTQFLNDLAPYLQTPNRLVFLDESGFHIAMTRGYGRAPSDQRAVDRVPRNRGRNQTLICALSLAGPQAAIVLDGALDGIAFEWYVREILCPTLKPGQVVVMDNLSSHHRASIRTLIQTHGSEVMFTSPYSPDFNPIELMFSKLKALVRSGAWRVVTELYDAIGVALDAVSETDIRHWFKHAHPKILL; encoded by the exons ATGAATACAGTAGGAGTACGTGGGTACAGTTTGGAACTTAGGACTCGGATTGTCGCATTGGTGCTGGGTGGCGCTTCGCCGGGCGAAGCGGCAAAACATTTTTCTGTCCATGTTGATACTGTCAAAAGCTATTTGAAACGGCACCACCAAAATACCCTGCATATTGTTGCCACACCGACGGGCCGTCGCCGTACGGTGATGGCCCTCCATGAGCAACAGCTTCTTGCACAGCTTGAAACCCACCGAGATGCGACGTTGCAAGAACACGCGGACATGCTGGAAACTATCACCGGGTTGAAGATCAGTTACAAAACGGTTGACCGGGTCTTTCGCCGCCACAAGATCACCCAC AAAAAAACACTGGTCGCCAGAGAACGTCGTGAAGAACTGCGAACGCAGTTCCTCAATGACCTTGCACCGTACCTTCAAACGCCTAACCGATTGGTCTTTCTTGATGAAAGTGGGTTCCATATCGCGATGACGCGTGGGTATGGCCGTGCGCCGAGTGATCAGCGGGCCGTTGACCGCGTGCCGCGAAATCGTGGGCGAAATCAGACCTTGATCTGTGCGTTGAGCTTGGCAGGGCCGCAGGCCGCCATCGTCCTTGATGGCGCACTTGATGGCATAGCGTTTGAATGGTATGTTCGCGAAATACTGTGTCCAACGTTAAAGCCAGGGCAAGTGGTGGTGATGGACAATCTCTCGTCACATCATCGAGCGTCCATTCGGACGCTCATCCAAACGCATGGAAGTGAGGTCATGTTTACCTCACCATACAGTCCGGATTTCAACCCGATTGAACTCATGTTTTCCAAGTTGAAAGCACTGGTTCGGAGTGGGGCCTGGCGAGTCGTGACGGAGCTTTATGATGCCATCGGCGTTGCCTTGGATGCCGTATCAGAGACAGATATTCGACACTGGTTCAAACATGCTCATCCTAAGATTCTATTATGA
- a CDS encoding type II toxin-antitoxin system PemK/MazF family toxin, which produces MSHAPRRGDICWCDLDERRPVVILTRDALIAHLSNVTVAPLTTRVRSIP; this is translated from the coding sequence ATGTCCCATGCTCCTCGGCGCGGCGATATTTGCTGGTGCGACTTAGATGAGCGGCGTCCGGTGGTGATCTTGACGCGGGACGCTCTCATTGCTCACCTCAGCAATGTCACTGTCGCGCCGCTGACGACTCGCGTGCGCTCAATCCCCTGA
- the upp gene encoding uracil phosphoribosyltransferase, translated as MTKASSSLSKSTLSKVTVADHPLILHKLSRMRDVETGVKEFRELAGEISLLLAYEAMRDLETAPQTLSTPIETAEFPMLSGKKLALVAILRAGLIMADAIVQLVPAAKVGHIGLYRDPQTLKPVAYYSKLPQDIAERRVFVTDPMLATGGSAVAAIQTLKDAGAQTIKLMTILSVPEGITAVHAAHPDVEIVTAAIDTGLNDHGYIVPGLGDAGDRIYGTK; from the coding sequence ATGACCAAAGCCTCCTCATCTCTTTCTAAATCGACGCTGTCCAAAGTGACCGTCGCCGACCATCCGCTGATTTTGCACAAGCTCTCGCGGATGCGCGACGTGGAAACCGGCGTCAAAGAATTTCGCGAGTTGGCCGGCGAAATCAGCTTGCTGCTGGCTTATGAGGCCATGCGCGACTTGGAGACGGCCCCGCAAACGCTGAGCACACCGATAGAAACCGCCGAGTTCCCGATGCTCAGTGGCAAAAAGCTGGCACTGGTGGCGATTTTGCGGGCCGGGCTGATTATGGCCGACGCGATTGTGCAACTCGTTCCGGCGGCCAAAGTCGGCCACATCGGCCTTTACCGCGATCCCCAGACTCTTAAACCGGTGGCCTATTACTCCAAGCTTCCCCAAGACATCGCCGAGCGCCGCGTTTTCGTGACTGATCCGATGCTGGCAACTGGCGGCTCGGCGGTGGCGGCCATTCAGACCCTCAAGGACGCCGGAGCGCAGACCATTAAGCTGATGACCATTCTCAGCGTACCAGAGGGCATTACTGCCGTTCACGCCGCCCACCCTGACGTGGAAATCGTTACGGCGGCGATTGACACGGGCCTGAACGATCACGGCTACATCGTGCCGGGACTGGGCGACGCGGGCGACCGAATTTACGGCACGAAGTAG
- a CDS encoding MraY family glycosyltransferase, which translates to MDQLRIFAQHLGIADLFGRGFLAVLLTFVTAAVITWRFIPPVRDFALRVGWADMPNERRLNTVPLPNAGGLAIFAGFVISIVVGWALRPIVIEHVNIQVLAILLGATLLMLVGFIDDQYGLSPLFRLGVQLLSAVLLLVNGLRIDFNAIPFLPVLDGNVANVLSIFLTILWVVGLTNAMNLLDGVDGVVGGVAFIASAVLLVTAAQFTDRAAAVILLAGLAGSALGYLRHNFNPSSIIMGNGSTLFGYTLAAVSLLGTLKISAGASLLVPLLIMALPILDTTQVVVGRLARGIRNPLAHPDKTHLHHRVLARTGNARRTSVALWTVALLCGVAGMFAQGIAPLTVLLTAVFIGGSLWFVAARRIRAQIIEAAQGRRELN; encoded by the coding sequence ATGGATCAACTTCGCATCTTCGCCCAGCATCTCGGCATTGCCGACCTTTTCGGACGCGGCTTTCTGGCCGTGCTGCTCACGTTTGTCACGGCTGCCGTGATCACCTGGCGCTTCATTCCGCCGGTTCGGGACTTCGCGCTGAGGGTCGGCTGGGCCGATATGCCCAACGAGCGCCGCCTCAACACCGTGCCGCTGCCCAACGCGGGCGGGCTGGCAATTTTCGCGGGCTTTGTCATCAGCATCGTGGTGGGCTGGGCGCTGCGGCCCATTGTCATCGAGCACGTCAATATTCAGGTGCTGGCGATTTTGCTGGGCGCGACGCTGCTGATGTTGGTGGGCTTTATCGACGATCAGTACGGTCTGTCGCCTCTGTTCCGGCTGGGAGTACAGCTTCTCTCAGCGGTGCTGCTGCTGGTCAACGGCCTCAGAATCGACTTCAACGCTATTCCCTTTTTGCCCGTTCTGGACGGCAACGTGGCCAATGTCCTCAGTATTTTCCTGACCATCCTCTGGGTGGTCGGCCTGACCAACGCCATGAACCTGCTCGACGGCGTGGACGGTGTGGTGGGCGGCGTGGCGTTTATTGCCAGCGCGGTGCTGCTGGTCACGGCGGCGCAGTTTACCGATAGGGCTGCCGCCGTCATTTTGCTGGCGGGTCTGGCGGGCTCGGCGCTGGGGTATCTGCGTCATAACTTCAACCCCAGCAGCATCATCATGGGCAATGGTTCGACCTTGTTCGGTTACACGCTGGCCGCCGTCAGCTTGCTCGGCACCCTTAAGATCAGCGCGGGGGCCAGCTTGTTGGTACCGCTGCTGATTATGGCCCTGCCGATTCTGGATACCACGCAGGTGGTGGTCGGACGGCTGGCACGCGGCATCCGCAACCCGCTGGCCCACCCCGACAAAACCCACCTGCACCACCGCGTATTGGCCCGCACCGGCAACGCCCGCCGCACCTCGGTGGCACTGTGGACTGTGGCGCTTCTCTGCGGCGTGGCCGGCATGTTCGCCCAAGGCATTGCGCCGCTCACCGTGCTGCTGACCGCTGTGTTTATTGGTGGCAGCCTCTGGTTTGTCGCCGCCCGCCGTATCCGCGCCCAGATTATCGAGGCGGCGCAGGGGCGCAGAGAACTGAATTGA
- the wecB gene encoding non-hydrolyzing UDP-N-acetylglucosamine 2-epimerase has translation MKKIVLAFGTRPEATKMAPVYTALQAQSGLTPLILSTGQQRQQLDGALSVFGLTPDEDLQVMTERQTLADLTGKIVPQAGKKLREMGADMVLVHGDTSTTFCVALSAFYEGIPVGHVEAGLRSGSMTEPFPEEANRRLTGVLSTLDFSPTSGAADNLRREGKSEAGLFVTGQTAVDAVRMVAGRAALRAEWQAKLDAGQQLVTITMHRRENLPMMPEMAQALANVARAHPELHFVYPVHLNPAVREAVRPALGNLANVELTDPLDYHDMAPLMAASLLLATDSGGLQEEGAALGVPVAVLRNVTERPEGLAAGVLKLAGNDPAQVKATLLELLGTPATLEQMRASRNPYGDGQAAGRIAQAVAWHFGLAERPENWS, from the coding sequence ATGAAAAAAATCGTCCTCGCCTTTGGCACCCGCCCCGAAGCCACCAAAATGGCCCCCGTTTACACGGCCCTTCAAGCCCAAAGCGGCCTGACCCCACTGATTTTGTCTACTGGACAGCAGCGCCAGCAACTCGACGGAGCGCTTTCGGTGTTCGGCCTCACACCCGACGAAGACCTGCAGGTGATGACCGAGCGCCAGACGCTGGCCGACTTGACCGGCAAGATCGTGCCGCAGGCGGGCAAGAAGTTGCGCGAGATGGGAGCCGACATGGTGCTGGTTCACGGCGACACCTCCACCACCTTTTGCGTGGCGCTCAGCGCTTTTTATGAGGGCATTCCGGTGGGACACGTGGAAGCCGGCCTGCGCAGCGGCAGCATGACCGAGCCGTTTCCCGAAGAAGCCAACCGCCGCCTGACCGGGGTGCTGAGTACCCTCGATTTTTCGCCGACCAGCGGAGCCGCTGACAATCTGCGGCGCGAGGGCAAGTCGGAAGCGGGCCTGTTCGTGACCGGGCAGACCGCCGTGGACGCGGTACGGATGGTGGCCGGACGCGCAGCGCTGCGGGCCGAGTGGCAAGCCAAATTAGACGCCGGACAGCAACTGGTGACCATCACCATGCACCGCCGCGAAAATCTGCCGATGATGCCCGAAATGGCGCAAGCTCTGGCCAACGTGGCCCGCGCTCACCCCGAGCTGCATTTCGTGTATCCGGTGCATCTCAACCCCGCCGTGCGCGAGGCGGTGCGGCCCGCGCTGGGCAACCTCGCCAACGTAGAACTCACCGACCCGCTGGATTATCACGACATGGCCCCTTTGATGGCCGCATCTCTACTGCTGGCCACCGATTCGGGCGGCCTCCAGGAAGAAGGCGCGGCGCTGGGGGTGCCGGTGGCGGTGCTCAGGAACGTCACCGAGCGGCCCGAAGGCTTGGCGGCGGGCGTATTGAAACTGGCCGGCAACGACCCGGCACAGGTGAAAGCCACTTTGCTGGAGCTGCTCGGCACCCCCGCCACGCTGGAGCAGATGCGGGCCTCGCGCAATCCTTACGGCGACGGACAAGCGGCGGGCCGCATCGCGCAGGCGGTGGCGTGGCACTTCGGGCTGGCCGAGCGGCCTGAGAACTGGAGCTGA
- a CDS encoding NAD(P)H-dependent glycerol-3-phosphate dehydrogenase, translating to MNEADPLQKMVVLGAGGWGTALAVTLAQTHAEVTLWARREALAAQLRESRINSAYLPDVSLPANVRITSDLSAAVEGADWAFLVVPSVGMSDLLSALPPQLGAVLCAKGLAPAGQRLSELATGLGFGRVAVLSGPNHAEEIGLGLPAATVVASKDAEFARTVQAHLMTPNLRVYTSSDVVGVELGGVLKNVVAVAAGLGDGLKLGDNARASVITRGLREMARYLASQGAQEDTVYGLSGLGDLVATATSRHSRNRAAGEALARGAAPEGGGKVVEGLRTARLLSAWARESGAELPIVQGVAAVAGGQLSPQEALSALMQREAKAEG from the coding sequence ATGAATGAAGCCGACCCATTGCAAAAGATGGTAGTGCTGGGCGCGGGCGGCTGGGGCACGGCGCTGGCCGTCACTTTGGCTCAGACCCACGCTGAGGTGACGCTTTGGGCGCGGCGCGAGGCGTTGGCAGCGCAGTTGCGGGAAAGCCGCATCAATTCGGCTTACCTGCCGGACGTGAGCTTGCCCGCCAATGTGCGGATCACCAGCGACCTGAGCGCCGCTGTGGAGGGCGCGGACTGGGCATTTTTGGTGGTTCCAAGCGTAGGCATGAGTGATTTGCTCTCGGCTCTGCCGCCCCAGCTGGGCGCGGTGCTGTGCGCCAAGGGACTGGCTCCGGCGGGGCAGCGCCTCAGCGAGTTGGCTACTGGGCTCGGCTTTGGGCGCGTCGCAGTGCTGAGCGGCCCCAACCACGCCGAGGAAATCGGGCTGGGCTTGCCTGCCGCGACGGTGGTGGCCAGCAAAGACGCCGAGTTTGCCCGCACAGTTCAGGCCCACCTGATGACGCCCAATCTGCGCGTGTACACCAGCTCAGACGTGGTGGGCGTGGAACTCGGTGGTGTGCTCAAAAACGTGGTGGCGGTGGCTGCGGGCCTCGGTGACGGCCTGAAACTGGGCGACAATGCCCGCGCCAGCGTGATTACGCGGGGCCTGCGCGAAATGGCCCGTTACCTCGCCAGCCAGGGAGCGCAGGAAGACACGGTCTACGGCCTGAGCGGACTGGGCGATCTGGTCGCCACCGCCACCAGCCGCCACTCGCGCAACCGCGCCGCTGGAGAAGCGCTGGCACGCGGCGCTGCTCCGGAAGGCGGCGGCAAAGTGGTCGAGGGCCTGAGAACGGCGCGGCTGCTTTCGGCCTGGGCGCGGGAGAGCGGCGCGGAATTGCCGATTGTGCAGGGGGTGGCCGCCGTCGCGGGAGGGCAGCTTTCGCCGCAAGAAGCGCTCTCGGCCCTGATGCAGCGGGAAGCCAAAGCGGAAGGCTAG
- a CDS encoding class I SAM-dependent DNA methyltransferase, with the protein MQHAPFTALARVYDAIMADIEYDVWADFILSYAAEAGLSITSALDLACGTGGLTQQLAALKLEVTGLDASPEMLKVAAERMPGVRFVQGDLRTFELGRTFDLVTCVFDSVNNLTADGDLELALRQMHAHLSPGGLLAFDVNTRIGVRELWEGDSIEGLEPLPDGSQVHYHWSHHYNAEQDVGVVQAFCRVLSEDGETEEFVETHQERGYDPAELAAALGSAGFERWEILEYPDYAPPEDDSPRVWVFAWRASNE; encoded by the coding sequence ATGCAGCACGCGCCTTTCACGGCCCTCGCCCGCGTTTACGACGCGATTATGGCCGATATCGAATACGACGTTTGGGCGGATTTTATTCTCAGCTACGCCGCAGAAGCGGGCCTGAGCATCACCAGCGCCCTCGATTTGGCCTGCGGCACGGGCGGCCTGACCCAGCAACTCGCGGCTCTGAAGCTGGAAGTGACGGGCCTAGACGCCAGCCCTGAAATGCTCAAGGTCGCTGCCGAGCGAATGCCGGGAGTGAGGTTTGTGCAGGGCGATTTGCGAACCTTTGAACTGGGAAGAACGTTTGATCTTGTCACCTGCGTCTTTGACAGCGTCAACAACCTGACCGCAGACGGCGATCTGGAGCTGGCTCTGCGGCAAATGCACGCCCACCTGAGTCCCGGCGGCTTGCTGGCCTTCGATGTCAACACCCGCATCGGCGTGCGCGAGTTGTGGGAAGGCGATAGCATCGAAGGTTTAGAACCCCTGCCAGACGGTTCACAGGTGCATTATCACTGGTCGCACCATTACAACGCCGAGCAGGATGTGGGTGTGGTGCAGGCGTTTTGCCGCGTGCTGAGCGAGGACGGAGAAACCGAGGAGTTCGTGGAAACCCATCAGGAGCGCGGCTACGATCCTGCCGAACTCGCCGCTGCGCTCGGGTCAGCGGGCTTTGAGCGCTGGGAGATCTTGGAATACCCTGACTACGCTCCGCCGGAAGACGACTCCCCCCGCGTGTGGGTCTTTGCGTGGAGAGCCTCCAATGAATGA
- a CDS encoding GNAT family N-acetyltransferase, translating into MRHDLTLSNGFYTLRPLQDSDVEPLMRLAAQAPHEYAQMGTSPVLRAYFTAALEAPDQLPFVSLVSGECAGSTRYMEMRPEHKRLEIGSTWLAPAYLRSGANRALKLLQLTHAFEVMKMRRVEIKTDAVNVRSQTAIAALGAVREGVMRKHMVRTDGSERDTVMFSVTDEEWPEMKARLERRR; encoded by the coding sequence ATGCGCCACGACCTGACTCTTTCTAACGGCTTTTACACCCTACGCCCCCTCCAAGACAGCGACGTGGAGCCGCTCATGCGGCTGGCCGCTCAAGCGCCACACGAGTACGCCCAGATGGGGACTTCGCCAGTGCTCAGGGCTTATTTTACTGCCGCGCTGGAGGCTCCCGACCAGCTGCCGTTCGTGTCTTTGGTGAGCGGAGAGTGCGCGGGCAGCACCCGGTATATGGAGATGCGCCCGGAGCACAAACGGCTGGAAATCGGCAGCACCTGGTTGGCTCCGGCGTATCTGCGGAGTGGGGCCAACCGCGCTTTGAAGCTGCTGCAACTGACCCACGCTTTTGAGGTGATGAAAATGCGGCGGGTAGAAATCAAAACCGACGCCGTCAACGTGCGCTCGCAAACCGCAATTGCGGCGCTGGGGGCGGTGCGCGAGGGCGTGATGCGAAAGCACATGGTCAGAACAGACGGAAGTGAGCGCGACACGGTGATGTTCAGCGTCACGGATGAAGAGTGGCCGGAGATGAAGGCGCGGCTGGAGCGGCGACGCTGA